In Plutella xylostella chromosome 27, ilPluXylo3.1, whole genome shotgun sequence, one genomic interval encodes:
- the LOC105387776 gene encoding paired box protein Pax-2-B isoform X3, with amino-acid sequence MMEYYTCHGGVNQLGGVFVNGRPLPDVVRQRIVELAHSGVRPCDISRQLRVSHGCVSKILSRYYETGSFKAGVIGGSKPKVATPPVVDAIAAYKRENPTMFAWEIRDRLLSEGICSQDNVPSVSSINRIVRNKAAEKAKHAHNQQQQQEQEISSAQGSVVSVITHAGNAPGATSVLSPAGNEHQVTNSGSYSINGILGIEQVEGLHNGGGLKRKRHEEQDENRDFNSHSEDDVKRQRSHYNGDQIYSNLWSSSKWTLKDEYKLLSELGGATATAATGYYGELFDAPYEHAAHPHYTPHSATNDSTGSNGGAGGEPPSAAASPDAAALVVLQPPAPPYPPYAHYDGTTTLASEYAYAAPYSQYSAYGGPYAAHSAATGLLSK; translated from the exons ATGATGGAATACTACACGT GTCACGGAGGCGTGAACCAGCTCGGCGGCGTCTTCGTGAACGGCCGACCGCTCCCCGACGTCGTGAGGCAGAGGATAGTGGAACTGGCCCACAGCGGAGTCAGGCCGTGTGACATCAGCAGACAGCTCAGGGTATCGCATGGGTGCGTTTCGAAGATACTATCTAG GTATTACGAAACCGGCAGCTTCAAAGCCGGCGTGATCGGGGGCTCCAAGCCGAAGGTGGCGACACCCCCCGTGGTGGACGCCATCGCGGCCTACAAGAGGGAGAACCCCACCATGTTCGCGTGGGAGATCCGGGACCGGCTGCTGAGCGAGGGCATCTGCAGCCAGGACAATGTGCCCAGCGTGTCTAGTATTAATAG GATCGTGCGCAACAAGGCGGCGGAGAAGGCGAAGCACGCGCACaaccagcagcagcagcaggagCAGGAGATCAGCTCCGCGCAGGGCAGCGTGGTCTCT GTAATAACCCACGCGGGCAACGCGCCCGGCGCCACCTCTGTCCTGTCGCCTGCTGGCAACGAGCACCAGGTCACCAACTCTGGCAGCTACAGCATCAACGGGATCTTGGGTATCGAGCAGGTCGAGGGGCTGCATAACGGAGGGGGGCTGAAGAGGAAACGGCATGAGGAGCAAG atGAGAATCGAGACTTCAATAGTCATTCGGAAGACGATGTGAAGAGACAAAGAAGTCATTATAATGGAGACCAAATATATTCTAAC CTCTGGTCATCATCGAAATGGACGTTAAAGGACGAGTACAAGTTGCTGTCGGAGCTAGGGGGCGCCACTGCGACGGCGGCCACAGGGTACTACGGCGAGCTGTTCGACGCGCCCTACGAGCACGCCGCGCATCCACACTATACTCCACATTCTG CAACGAACGACTCGACGGGCTCCAacgggggcgcgggcggggagCCGCCCTCCGCCGCCGCGAGCCCCGACGCCGCCGCCCTGGTGGTGCTGCAGCCCCCGGCGCCGCCCTACCCGCCCTACGCGCATTATGATG GTACGACAACACTAGCGAGCGAGTACGCGTATGCGGCACCGTACTCGCAGTACTCGGCGTATGGGGGCCCTTACGCTGCTCATTCCGCCGCCACGGGGCTGCTGTCCAAGTG A
- the LOC105387765 gene encoding uncharacterized protein LOC105387765, translating to MVTLSKLTNKLTMKRSLHKSKLKEAVKQAMLAQSDIPKKTSGFDFNNFKRGMEKVTQKLAMKSSRSGINIEVAKEAKVVAYLPCHECGKFKAKKYDETTWTHENKGIECVLSLSQVSPDEPFLLYIESSPQGPNFKPHFMLAGKYKEFERPTIKIEKPPPKPKPEMISTISEPLFKDPKESMPTPTFVDKTLSPFNFQKVVYAKQYEF from the coding sequence ATGGTGACTTTATCGAAGTTAACGAATAAACTGACAATGAAAAGATCTCTTCACAAGTCAAAATTAAAAGAAGCTGTGAAACAAGCAATGCTAGCTCAGAGCGATATTCCAAAAAAGACTAGTGGGTTTGATTTTAACAATTTCAAACGAGGCATGGAAAAGGTGACTCAGAAATTAGCAATGAAGAGCAGCAGAAGTGGGATAAACATTGAGGTGGCAAAAGAAGCAAAAGTTGTGGCATACTTACCATGCCATGAATGTGGCAAATTCAAGGCTAAAAAGTACGACGAAACCACATGGACTCATGAGAATAAAGGGATCGAGTGCGTTTTGAGTTTGTCTCAAGTTTCTCCAGATGAGCCCTTCTTGCTTTACATAGAGTCATCTCCGCAAGGGCCAAACTTCAAACCACATTTCATGTTGGCAGGAAAGTACAAAGAGTTTGAGCGACCAACCATAAAGATAGAAAAACCACCACCGAAACCTAAGCCAGAGATGATTAGCACAATTTCGGAACCACTGTTCAAGGATCCAAAGGAGTCAATGCCAACGCCAACGTTTGTTGACAAGACATTGAGTCCATTTAACTTCCAGAAAGTTGTGTATGCTAAACAGTATGAGTTCTGA